In Streptomyces sp. DG2A-72, one genomic interval encodes:
- a CDS encoding NADP-dependent malic enzyme: protein MAAEIVNPRSDSTTDQNGEGEPLDSFDPAFALHRGGKMAVQATVPVRDKDDLSLAYTPGVARVCTAIAEQPELVHDYTWKSSVVAVVTDGTAVLGLGDIGPEASLPVMEGKAILFKQFGGVDAVPIALDCTGVEEVVETVVRLAPSFGGVNLEDISAPRCFEIERQLQERLDIPVFHDDQHGTAVVTLAALRNAARLTGKGLDELRAVISGAGAAGVAIAKMLVEAGIGDVAVADRKGVVSGDREDLTPVKRELAELTNKAGITGSLEAALEGADVFIGVSGGTVPEAAVASMAEGAFVFAMANPNPEVHPEVAHKYAAVVATGRSDFPNQINNVLAFPGIFAGALQVRASRITEGMKLAAAEALAAVVGDDLAADYVIPSPFDERVAPAVTAAVAAAARAEGVARR, encoded by the coding sequence GTGGCAGCGGAGATCGTCAATCCTCGCAGCGACAGCACTACGGACCAGAACGGCGAGGGCGAGCCCCTCGATTCCTTCGATCCGGCATTCGCGCTGCACCGCGGCGGCAAGATGGCCGTGCAGGCCACCGTTCCGGTCCGGGACAAGGACGACCTGTCCCTCGCGTACACGCCCGGCGTCGCCCGCGTGTGCACCGCCATCGCCGAGCAGCCGGAGCTGGTCCACGACTACACGTGGAAGTCGTCCGTGGTCGCGGTCGTGACCGACGGTACGGCCGTGCTCGGGCTCGGCGACATCGGGCCGGAGGCCTCCCTTCCAGTGATGGAGGGCAAGGCGATTCTGTTCAAGCAGTTCGGAGGCGTGGACGCGGTCCCGATCGCGCTGGACTGCACCGGTGTCGAGGAGGTCGTCGAGACCGTGGTGCGGCTCGCGCCGTCGTTCGGCGGAGTGAACCTGGAGGACATCTCGGCGCCCCGGTGCTTCGAGATCGAGCGGCAGCTGCAGGAGCGGCTGGACATCCCGGTCTTCCACGACGACCAGCACGGTACGGCGGTCGTGACGCTGGCGGCCCTGCGGAACGCCGCGCGGCTGACGGGCAAGGGGCTCGATGAGCTTCGGGCCGTCATCTCCGGTGCCGGTGCCGCTGGTGTCGCCATCGCGAAGATGCTGGTCGAGGCCGGGATCGGGGACGTCGCGGTGGCCGACCGCAAGGGTGTCGTCTCCGGTGACCGGGAGGACCTGACGCCGGTCAAGCGTGAGCTCGCCGAGCTGACGAACAAGGCCGGGATCACCGGGTCGCTGGAGGCGGCGCTGGAAGGCGCCGATGTCTTCATCGGGGTCTCCGGCGGTACGGTCCCGGAGGCGGCGGTCGCTTCCATGGCCGAGGGCGCGTTCGTGTTCGCCATGGCCAACCCGAACCCCGAGGTGCACCCGGAGGTGGCGCACAAGTACGCGGCGGTCGTCGCGACCGGGCGCTCGGACTTCCCGAACCAGATCAACAACGTGCTGGCGTTCCCGGGCATCTTCGCCGGCGCGCTGCAGGTGCGGGCGTCCCGGATCACCGAGGGCATGAAGCTGGCGGCCGCCGAGGCGCTGGCCGCGGTGGTCGGGGACGACCTCGCCGCCGACTACGTGATTCCGTCGCCCTTCGACGAGCGGGTCGCCCCCGCGGTGACCGCGGCGGTGGCCGCGGCTGCCCGGGCCGAGGGTGTGGCTCGTCGCTGA
- a CDS encoding zinc-binding dehydrogenase, producing the protein MFAAYAARIDRDQPLTGLELGERPAPEARAGWSVVNVRAASLNHHDLWSLRGVGLTDALLPMILGCDAAGVDEDGNEVVLHSVIGQSGHGVGPKEPRSILTERYQGTFAEQVAVPTWNVLPKPKELSFEEAACLPTAWLTAYRMLFTNAGVRPGDSVLVQGAGGGVATAAIVLGKAAGLRVFATSRDEAKRKRAVELGAVEAVESGARLPQRVDAVIETVGAATWSHSVKSLRPGGTLVISGATSGDRPSHAELTRIFFLELKVVGSTMGTKDELEDLLSFCAATGVRPVIDEVLPLDRAREGFERLESGEQFGKVVFTNG; encoded by the coding sequence ATGTTCGCCGCATACGCTGCCCGAATCGACCGTGACCAGCCGCTGACCGGCCTGGAGCTGGGGGAGCGTCCGGCTCCCGAGGCTCGTGCCGGTTGGAGCGTCGTCAACGTCAGAGCCGCCTCTCTCAACCATCACGACCTGTGGTCGCTGCGGGGCGTGGGCCTCACGGACGCCTTGCTGCCGATGATCCTCGGATGCGACGCCGCGGGTGTCGACGAGGACGGCAACGAGGTCGTGCTGCACTCCGTCATCGGTCAGAGCGGGCACGGGGTCGGCCCCAAGGAGCCGCGCTCCATCCTCACCGAGCGGTACCAGGGAACCTTCGCCGAGCAGGTCGCCGTACCGACGTGGAACGTGCTGCCGAAGCCCAAGGAGCTGTCCTTCGAGGAGGCCGCCTGTCTGCCGACGGCCTGGCTGACGGCGTATCGGATGCTGTTCACCAATGCCGGGGTGCGGCCGGGGGACTCCGTGCTCGTGCAGGGGGCCGGCGGCGGGGTCGCCACGGCCGCGATCGTGCTGGGGAAGGCGGCGGGGCTTCGGGTCTTCGCCACCAGCCGGGACGAGGCCAAGCGGAAGCGGGCCGTGGAGCTGGGGGCGGTGGAGGCCGTGGAGTCGGGGGCGCGGCTGCCGCAGCGGGTCGATGCCGTGATCGAGACCGTGGGCGCCGCCACCTGGTCGCATTCCGTGAAGTCACTGCGGCCCGGGGGCACTCTCGTCATCTCCGGCGCGACGAGCGGTGACCGTCCTTCGCATGCCGAACTGACGCGGATCTTCTTCCTGGAACTCAAGGTCGTGGGGTCCACGATGGGCACCAAGGACGAGCTGGAGGATCTGCTCTCCTTCTGTGCCGCCACGGGCGTGCGTCCCGTGATCGACGAGGTGCTTCCGCTGGACCGCGCTCGCGAGGGCTTCGAACGGCTGGAGTCCGGTGAGCAGTTCGGCAAGGTCGTGTTCACGAACGGCTGA
- a CDS encoding HTH domain-containing protein, producing MTEATDLAERAGDRDPRVGLRAVAALRRLLEQLEAVQVRSARNQGWSWQEIAAELGVSRQAVHKKYGRN from the coding sequence ATGACCGAAGCAACGGATCTCGCCGAGCGTGCGGGTGATCGCGACCCCCGGGTCGGGCTGCGGGCCGTCGCCGCACTGCGCCGGCTGCTGGAGCAGCTGGAGGCGGTACAGGTGCGCAGTGCGCGCAATCAGGGCTGGTCGTGGCAGGAGATCGCCGCGGAACTCGGTGTGAGCAGGCAGGCCGTGCACAAGAAGTACGGGAGGAATTGA
- a CDS encoding PadR family transcriptional regulator, whose translation MPPVFAHGRLRLYLLKLLDESPRHGYEVIRLLEDRFQGLYAPSAGTVYPRLTKLEAEGLVTHTTEGGRKVYAITDAGRAELADRSGELADLELEIRESVAELAAEIQADVRGAAGDLRREVRAAASEARRGTGTQAHVEPDGPLGDFADYADNEAWRAAKEEMRRVKQEWKEQARRAKDESRRAREEAQRARRQAKEAQDRARAQAQEEVQRIARRVQEQVQDHFARGDWPTGVREGLTELAREFGEFGKDYGKEFGRDFGFGRTGTAKSEPAEPEYSDAPQDFPADFEPSWAHEAPTGDPARDLDRLLDRFRDDIRDAARDHGVTADQLRDTRRHLSTAAAHIGALLRTPKG comes from the coding sequence ATGCCTCCCGTCTTCGCCCACGGCCGCCTGCGCCTCTACCTGCTGAAGCTGCTGGACGAATCACCGCGCCACGGCTACGAGGTGATCCGGCTCCTCGAAGACCGCTTCCAGGGCCTGTACGCCCCCTCGGCGGGCACCGTCTACCCGCGCCTGACCAAGCTGGAGGCCGAGGGCCTGGTCACCCACACCACCGAGGGCGGCCGCAAGGTGTACGCCATCACGGACGCGGGCCGCGCCGAACTGGCCGACCGCAGCGGTGAACTCGCCGACCTGGAACTGGAGATCCGCGAGTCCGTCGCGGAACTCGCCGCCGAGATCCAGGCCGATGTGCGCGGCGCGGCGGGCGACCTGCGGCGCGAGGTGCGGGCGGCGGCGAGCGAGGCCCGCCGGGGCACCGGCACCCAGGCACACGTCGAACCGGACGGCCCGCTCGGCGACTTCGCGGACTACGCCGACAACGAGGCGTGGCGCGCCGCCAAGGAGGAGATGCGTCGCGTCAAGCAGGAGTGGAAGGAGCAGGCCAGGCGCGCCAAGGACGAGAGCCGCCGGGCCCGCGAGGAGGCCCAGCGGGCCCGGCGCCAGGCCAAGGAGGCCCAGGACCGGGCCCGGGCGCAGGCGCAGGAGGAGGTGCAGCGCATCGCCCGACGGGTCCAGGAGCAGGTGCAGGACCACTTCGCGCGGGGCGACTGGCCGACGGGTGTGCGCGAGGGCCTGACGGAACTGGCCAGGGAGTTCGGCGAGTTCGGGAAGGACTACGGCAAGGAGTTCGGCAGGGACTTCGGTTTCGGCCGGACCGGCACCGCCAAGTCGGAGCCCGCCGAGCCGGAGTACTCCGACGCCCCGCAGGACTTCCCGGCCGACTTCGAACCCTCCTGGGCCCACGAGGCCCCCACCGGCGATCCGGCCCGCGACCTCGACCGTCTGCTGGACCGCTTCCGCGACGACATCCGCGACGCGGCCCGCGACCATGGCGTCACGGCCGACCAACTCCGCGACACCCGCCGCCACTTGTCGACGGCGGCGGCACATATCGGGGCGCTGCTGCGGACACCGAAGGGGTGA
- a CDS encoding DUF6104 family protein, translating to MYFTDRGIEELEKRRGEEEITFEWLAEQLRTFVDLNPDFEVPVERLATWLARLDDEDD from the coding sequence ATGTACTTCACCGACCGCGGCATCGAGGAACTGGAGAAGCGGCGCGGCGAGGAAGAGATCACCTTCGAGTGGCTTGCCGAGCAGCTGCGGACGTTCGTGGATCTCAACCCGGACTTCGAGGTGCCGGTCGAGCGCCTGGCGACCTGGCTGGCCCGGCTGGACGACGAGGACGACTAA
- a CDS encoding Clp protease N-terminal domain-containing protein: MFERFTKDARAVVEGAVGCAEREQVACVDTEHMLLALLDREGSRGSFALSSLLGNGTDGKESVRSAVVEARRRGGLSRADADALAGLGIDVTEIVARVEEVHGVGAMSGDRRGKGWFGHRPFSRGAKDTLVEALRVASGRRDRHIGDEHILLALAARPGVPAEVLADHGVTYEALTRVLYGGGEAKAG, encoded by the coding sequence ATGTTCGAGCGGTTTACGAAGGACGCCCGGGCCGTGGTGGAGGGGGCGGTGGGGTGCGCCGAGCGGGAGCAGGTGGCGTGCGTCGACACCGAGCACATGCTGCTCGCCCTGCTGGACAGGGAGGGCAGCCGGGGCTCCTTCGCGTTGTCCTCGCTCCTCGGCAATGGCACGGACGGCAAGGAGTCGGTGCGGAGCGCCGTCGTCGAGGCGCGGCGGCGGGGCGGGCTGTCGCGGGCCGACGCCGACGCGCTCGCGGGACTGGGGATCGACGTCACGGAGATCGTCGCCCGGGTCGAGGAGGTGCACGGTGTCGGGGCGATGTCCGGTGACCGGCGCGGCAAGGGGTGGTTCGGGCATCGTCCCTTCAGTCGGGGCGCCAAGGACACGCTTGTGGAGGCCCTGCGGGTCGCTTCCGGGCGCCGCGACCGGCACATCGGCGACGAGCACATCCTCCTCGCTCTGGCCGCCCGTCCCGGCGTCCCCGCCGAGGTCCTCGCCGATCACGGAGTGACGTACGAGGCGCTGACGCGTGTGCTGTACGGCGGGGGAGAGGCGAAGGCCGGCTGA
- a CDS encoding DUF4097 family beta strand repeat-containing protein yields MSEWSVTEPRKLTFDEPVSELHVRIVNGTVNVVGTDEGSARLEVSEIEGPPLVVTQQDGTLTVAYDDLPWKGFLKWLDRKGWRRSAVVSLAVPASTRVEVGVVGAGAVVSGIDGPSVVKGVTGDTALVRLSGPVRADTVSGNLEAQAVTGDLRFNSVSGDLTVVEGSGSSVRADSVSGSMIIDLDPEGPTDVRLTSVSGEIAIRLPQRADAEVEANTASGTISNAFEGLRVHGQWGAHKITGRLGPGNGKLRATTVSGSIALLPRPPREDEEEEPWDSPAGPADVPRDATGDDASANGPQDTPADRPHDDPADRPHDDPGHEPQADSGDNSVSGPGAGATSAPADGTTDKKVL; encoded by the coding sequence ATGTCCGAGTGGTCCGTCACCGAGCCCAGGAAGCTCACCTTCGACGAGCCGGTGAGCGAGCTCCATGTGCGCATCGTCAACGGAACGGTGAACGTCGTGGGGACGGACGAAGGTTCCGCCCGCCTGGAGGTCTCCGAGATCGAGGGCCCGCCCCTGGTGGTCACCCAGCAGGACGGCACGCTGACGGTGGCGTACGACGACCTGCCCTGGAAGGGCTTCCTCAAGTGGCTGGACCGCAAGGGCTGGCGCCGCAGTGCCGTGGTCTCCCTGGCCGTTCCGGCGTCCACGCGCGTGGAGGTGGGGGTGGTCGGCGCGGGCGCGGTCGTCTCCGGGATCGACGGTCCTTCGGTGGTGAAGGGCGTCACCGGCGACACGGCCCTCGTCCGGCTCTCCGGTCCGGTCCGCGCGGACACGGTCTCCGGGAATCTGGAGGCCCAGGCCGTCACCGGCGATCTGCGCTTCAACTCGGTCTCCGGCGACCTCACCGTGGTCGAGGGCTCGGGCTCCTCCGTGCGGGCCGACTCGGTCAGCGGCTCCATGATCATCGATCTGGATCCCGAGGGCCCCACGGACGTACGCCTGACCAGCGTCTCCGGCGAGATCGCCATCCGGCTGCCGCAGCGGGCGGACGCCGAGGTCGAGGCGAACACCGCGAGCGGGACGATCTCCAACGCCTTCGAAGGACTCCGCGTCCACGGCCAGTGGGGCGCCCACAAGATCACCGGCCGTCTCGGCCCGGGCAACGGCAAGCTGCGCGCGACCACCGTCTCCGGCTCGATCGCGCTGCTGCCCCGCCCGCCCAGGGAGGACGAGGAGGAAGAGCCGTGGGACTCGCCGGCCGGACCGGCGGACGTCCCGAGGGACGCCACCGGGGACGACGCCTCGGCGAACGGTCCACAGGACACCCCGGCGGACCGTCCACACGATGACCCGGCGGACCGTCCACACGATGACCCGGGGCACGAACCACAGGCCGACTCGGGGGACAATTCCGTTTCCGGTCCGGGCGCCGGCGCCACCAGCGCCCCGGCCGACGGCACGACCGACAAGAAGGTGCTCTGA